Genomic DNA from Maylandia zebra isolate NMK-2024a linkage group LG17, Mzebra_GT3a, whole genome shotgun sequence:
TTCAGACAGATACGAGGAGAACCACTCTAAGGCAGATCCAGATACACCGACCCAATATTTCAGCCTCTCAAGCTGAATGTGATGGTTAACGGTCACAAAGGCCGACGTGAGGTCCAACATCAGGAGAACAGAACATTTTCCTGCATGTTAGTCTGAAGACTGTTTCAGTAGAATGAGCTCTGCAAAAGCCAGACTGAAATTTGTCAAGGATATTGGGTTTGACGGTATTTTTGAAATTGGCCTGTAAGcatttggcagcatttttaaaaataagcagGGACTTTACCAGACACCGGTGAAGTGTCAATTATGGTGAGCACACAGGGGCCGATAGACTGgaagacatttttgaataaCGATGCAGGTAAAATGTCAAGTGAACAGGACGATGCTTTCATTGAAAACTACTTTTACCAGCTCTGGTAGTGAGATGGGTAAGAAACGTTCTAAGATAACAGGCCGAGCTGGAGAAGGAACCGACTATGCAGATGCTGATGgggaaatttttttttcttacatcaCTATTTTTtctagaaagaaagaaaaaaaaatgtaaacatggcACACAGGCCAGATCTTGTCTGAACATGTCAGGATAACTAGGCAAATATTCAGAGAAAGTAACAAATTCAGACTTCAAAAAGGCGAGAAGAAGCATAAATGAGCCACATCTCTGTTTTATCTCAGTTTAGCAGATTCTTTATGTATGTATACATGAACCATTCTGAACATGTTTTGGTTTCTTAGGTGTTGTAAGAACATCCTGTTCCTCTTCAAAGTGTAATTTCCTGCAGCAACTTGACAGATGTCAAAGCGACAACAAACCACAACATCACCGCTTTAGCTTGTTTCACTTTACTGATCTGGAGCATGGCGAGTGCAGTGGAGAGGTTGCTGTGGGCCTGCATTATCCTGGATTCTGGTGTGCGCTCGATTTCACTGCCAGAAATCAGTGATTTGAAGTTCATTGAGGAATGTGTGAAGGAGCACAACTTGGCGCGGTCATCTGTCAGTCCCCCTGCTACCGACATGCTGTACATGGTACGTGAAGAAATGGCGTTTGTTTCCTCTCTCTAGTTCTGGAAAGCAGTAATAAAATCACAGTGAGTAAGCAGTGATAGAAAAAAATGACTTGTTCATGTCTTCTGTGATCTGTCTGCAGACTTTGTTGGGAATGAGGAGGTGAGGGAAAGAAAGTTATTAAAGCATGTACAGTTGTACAAAGCTTCATGCAACACATTCACAAAGCAGACTTGACGTTATTaagcagaagtcagaggaagTAATATAAAAGACAGACAAAGCCACCGATAGTCACAGATAGAAAAGATCTTCGGtaagtaaagaaataaagaacagTTCGGTGACAACAAAACTGTGCAATAGATTGCACTCAAACTGCCTTTCTGGCATGGCTAAAGTGCACTGCAAATGTTGTGGCAAAAACCTCGCCACAAGTTTGGAAGTCGACTCAGCCATTTGACTTTTTACTTCTGCTTGTGTATCACAAATAATGTACTGACTGAAGTCAGAAATGTGTATGCACGAAAATGAAACTAGCGTGTTAGAAAAAACTGAATTAACAAAAGATGAGGTCTAATGCTTCAAATCTTCTGTATCTGCTTATCCAGACGTGGGATGAGGCCTTAGCCCTTACTGCAAAAGCGTGGGCAAAGCGCTGTATATTTGATCACAACATTTACCTCAAAGATGCTTCCCGCGTGCACCCTATCTTTCTCTCTGTGGGAGAAAACATATGGACAGCCTATCCACCATCACAATTTAATACAGCAAAAGCCATAAAGAGATGGGTGGATGAAGTAAAAGACTACAGCTACCAAAAGAACAGCTGCAATAAGGTTTGTGGCCACTACACACAGGTATGTGACCTTTCTACTGCATGCAtaatgtggagaaaaaaaagagaaaaaagtgaaccatgatttttatatttttctgcatGTGACACTTTAACCTCTTTGGTCTTTGCAGGTTGTGTGGGCCAGCACCTACAAAGTTGGATGTGCAGTACAGCTGTGCCCAGATGGCATCAAGCACTTCACTAATGAAAAAGGTGTCCTCTTTGTATGCAACTATGCCACAGCGTAAgttgaaaacatgtttaaataacACAGTGAAATTAGCAAATGAAAACTTTTGTCTCAGCAGGTTATTCTGGGCTGCCCTGAGTGTCATGTGAAAAAAGGAATTTGTTTATACGTATGTGTTATGCCGCAGTCAACTCatccaaaatgctgctgtgAGAGTACCCACAGGAACTAGAGCCAGGGtggaaactccaggcctcgagggccggtgtcctgcaggttttagatctcaccctgggtcaacacacctgaatcaaatggttcgttcgttaccaggcctctggagaactgcaagacatgttgaggaggccatttagccatttaaatcagctgtgatggatcaaggacacatctaagacctgcaggacaccggcccttgtcATTGGCTCCCTGGCCCCGTCTTATCTCAAAAACCTTATGAaaagttacctcctttgcacagtgtcagcttaaagcacttgttgctgctgagtttgcatcttttgctgtggagtacagccagacttttgactgcttcgccttgggcatttttaatctgtagctctgctctaaaagaatgtACGTActtgggcccgcctactatccttgaaaaggtaaaatgattggctagaattcaaagtgtgtgacatctcagggaaaaaaaaacaccaaaataaagcaccaaaatgtgcgctgcttgtcggtctggttactaccgtttatgtcagaagcGGTGCCACAATGGCACTGGAtacggtacccatccctagtcataacttcttacctgaagttcagttcacctgacgcTCGGACTGGCGGCcacctcgggtctctgctcctcctgcctaacctttccctcatccacctgctggcctctgtggaagctccgccatagccaccaccaaacaactgagttatttttacacaccggtCAGCATCTGgacaatccaacacctttcattgtttataccgtcacaaaaaaaccctcccaaaaaaatcatcggcccataaaaactaaaaatcaccatcggcccaccgggcagATGCCTGGTGggccgatggccagtccagctatggtctcTCCCTAACAATGTGATGCTGGATGTCTGCCGTTCTGAAACTCCTGTTTGCAGACTACAAAATCTTACCTGGGACAATGTGTTCTAACCCCGTTGTTTTATGGAAGTCATACAAACGAAAATAGTCTGTAAAAAATATCATTCAGTATGATTCAAAGGCGAAATTTTAAAGACTAAGGAAAGTTTAGGGCCAGTCTGCCTGGGCCAGGCAGATCCTCATGTACTAATGAGAAGTGAATGAACTAAAAAAGGGAGCAAGGGTGCAGTTACAATGATCTGagacacttttttaaaaataatgtctgttgtttttatgaatgGCCACAATTAATTATGGGACAGTGTTTTCTCCTCCCCTTTCATAAAGGTCCAGTGTATCCTATGCTAAAGGAAGCATGTTTTTAGCAAGGATGTTTGCAGCTCCAGAATTGGAACAGCTCTTAGTATGGATGCCACACAGATACTCACAGGTCACTTCTCTCACTTTTAGGACCCTCCCTAAGCAGCATGGACTGTTGGAACGAACCCACTGTGTGTTAAGTTATTAATAatctttggctcttttccatACCTTCACTTTTATCCTGTCCTTCTCCCCTAACCTTTTTTGTGGTATAAAGAGGTTACTATAAGCAGAAAGTACTGAGAAACAAATTAATATCACTGATTTATATGTTTTTCTGGGATCTTTTGACAATaacaatgaaagaaagaaacgtCATCTTTAAAATGACCCTATGTTGAAGCaagcagatgtgtgtgtgtgtgataacgTGGGAGGCGGAGGTAAGATGATAAGGGGAAGTGAAGATAATTCCAGAAATTTTCCACCTAGAGTGTGGTGAGGTGACTGAgcctctgtttcttttcttttacaggGGTAATATAATCGGACAGCACCCATATGCATCTGAGGGGGGAGCCTGCTTGAGGTGCAGTGGCACTTGTGAGAATAAACTCTGTCGTAAGTATCAAGTGTCTCTGGTTCAGTGTGAAAAGTTGCTGCTTATCTTCAATCAAACCACAAGTTCAAATTTCAGCCCAGCTCATTTTAAAGATGTGAAAATTCTGATTAGAAATCAGCATGGATATTAACTCTTTAACACAGTGGGCCTCATTAACTGACATTTGCACAGTAATGTTCTTGCTGTCATTTTCACAAACCTACAGGATTCATGAATCGTGTCCTGTGTCAGCGAATGTGAATCATTGTAAATAAACAAGTTCATGCTTGCTGTCTGCGGGTTGTAATCTGCAACCTGGAATGTTCACCGTGCATGCTGCCCAGGCCCTCTGTTATAGGAAAACACATTTAGGGTGGTGTGAAGGAGCTCCAAGAGAAAAACTCTCATCCCTTCATCAAAAAAGCAGAATTCTGACTAAAGGAGGCCAAAAAAGTCAGTGTTTTCTTGGAAGTGACACtggttttaaacatttttaaagtatttaataataatataaaacccCACTTGGACTGCATGTATCCCCTGAaactaaaaagagaaaaggtATGACATAAAAGCTGGTGTAGGACAAACTTATAAAAGACCAAACAAAAAGAAGGAAGCAGGTGGAGGACGGGGAGCACCTAATCTTCCACCATGACTAACCCCCTTATCTTTTTACCATGAACCATGAGGTCCGTTTTACATCCTCTCTTTAAATGACCGTAACTTGGTTACCGTTGCAAAATTCAAATGGTTTCAGAAAAAAGAGACAACAAGCTTCATGGTGATGTTCACTTTAGCACAAGGCAATCACAGGGTAGCGTCTGAACAGAGACAGGGAACTCCGCTCCGCCCAGGTTTTGCTTCACATTTCTGCAACTCCTCAACTATTTTGGGCTcgagagaaaattacatttttttcctattATTTTATAACCAAAGTCACTAAATAGGTCCAAGTAGCCTGTATGCTACTTGGATGATTAAGgattaatgaatgaatgaatgacggGGAGCACCTAATCTTCCACCATGATTATCTTTTTATCTATCTATTTTGGGCTCGAgagaaaattacttttttttcctattaTAAGTCCAAGTAGCCTGTATGCTACTTGGATGATTAAGGATTAATGAATGCGGTAAAATACAGTTATTACTCACAGTCATTGAGCTGTGCGTTTACATCTTAAAAAATGTCACCTTGTTCTCTTGTGTCTTAATGTTGTTGCAGGTAGTCCTGAACGTGATTCACAGAAAAGTAAGTCTGATGGTGATTAAGCCAAAAAATAATAGCAGTGAAGGGTAAGGTGTAGCTCACATGGCTTTAAAAGTCCACAGCTGAAGTTTGTCAGTGTGTAGTAATGAAGTAAGCAGCACATTCCACTGCACTCAGAATTTGTCATAAAAACCATTTTTGCATTTCCAGGCTACAACTGGAGCCCAGACTGGGACACCTCGGATACCAGCAGCTATAGCCCTGTCAGCGTTCTGATCGCTCGGCCGGTTGCCCTCAGCTTCACTTTCATTACAGCGTATGTAGTCCACTACTTCTACCCTGATGCATTCTGCTATGAATAAAGCAGCTTGGCCTGAGCAACACTGATTTCCTTTAGACATTAAGCAAATTATTCTGTCCATGTGAGGCTTAGGCCCACAAATGTAACATGTatgaaaattaataaaattactTTTATCTCTGCTTAATTATTATCAACTATCAACTCCACTATCAGTCTCATATTATAGACAACAAAGTCAGTGCTCAAAAGTAATCTTTCATTTGACAGCACGTTTAAGGTGGTCAGGCCAGAGatgaatggccagactgctacGAGCTGATGACAACAGTGACTCGGCCACGCGTTCAAACTGGGGCGTGCATAAGAGCATTTTTTAATGCACAACACAAACCTTGTATCAGTTGGGCTCCAGTAAGAGCAGAATGGGGGATTTGCACCATTCATGTACAGAcaagcaactgtgtgatgctgtcatgtccaAGGACCAAGATCTGTGGTCACTAGGTGGTCCAGCACGTGGTTAACGTCCACGATACTCCCAAAAGTATTCGCTCATCTGCTTTCACACACATATGGACTTGAGTGACATCCAGCTGCAGAGTGGGGGGCACAGTTAGGCTCAGTGGGGGAACAGGCGACCATATGGCTTATAGCCAGAGAGCAGTAAGCCTGGGTTCAACTCTTCtaggaaggctttccacaaggttaaggagttttattttaaatgggaATTTGTGGCCATTCTTCCAGAAGcccatttgtgaggtcagacactgatgttggatggGAAGGCCTGGCTCGCTGTtgctaattcatcccaaaggtttTCTGTTGGACTGAGGTCAAGACTCAAGTCAAGTTTACTCACACCTCATTTGCTTGTCCAGGTCTTtctggaccttgctttgtgcactgatgcacagtcatgttggaacagtcCCTAAACTGCTCCCACAAAGTTGGGGCCATGAAAATGTCTGTAGTGATCGACTCTAAAGAAAGATGGTGATCTCTGCGTACTCTGCGCCTCGCCACTTTGATGTAATACCAATCAACAGTTTACTGTGAAATATTTAGGAGCATAGCATTCCTGAGAGCAatccattctttcacaaatacaGGTAGAAGCAATCTGCATGCCCAGATACTTGACTTAATACACCTGTagccatggaagtgattggaatgCCTTATTCCCATTATAGTGCAAATCAAAGAAAGCACTTCAGAAGGCAAAAAGGGTCCAACCCAGGCCTTGAAAGGTGTGCCTAATAATGGGTGTATTTCTTTAAGGGTTTGGAGACTGGGCATCTATGGTAACACAGCAAAAATGGAAATTAAGGGAAATGTAAGAAAACAAGACCTAgtttatttcaaaaagaaaaaataactcctttaattttacattttttttccctctggaaATAATTAATAGCAAGCGAGtcaaacagaaggaaaaaaccAACACATTCCCGTCACTGTGTAACACTGTAAAAAGGAAAGTCAAGACAGACGAAGCATCATCTTGATCCACGCTCTACACATTCACTGAAATTCTTCTTGCTGTGAGCTCAGTCTTTTCTCTGTCCAACAAGTGCCACAGCACAGGGAACAGTGCACAGTTAGCCTTTGCTTTTCGCTTTgttgctcttcttcttcttcttttcagtgGTGCTGCTGGTGGGAGGTGCAGGGTTTAATGGTGGAGCACccagtttctttgttttggctttttttactTTGTCCTTTATAGCTTCGATGTCCAGCTTGCCTTCTGTAGGAGCTGTGGATACATAGATGAGACAAGAATGGACAAATTAAGGGCAAAGCTATACCAAGTGCTCGAGAATCcaggtttttcctttaatttgtcactgcTAGGTTCTGAGATCAGTGCTTGTTTTAATATTTCTACCTTTAGCAGTCTTCTTCATCAGAGGCTTCT
This window encodes:
- the glipr1a gene encoding GLIPR1-like protein 1; amino-acid sequence: MASAVERLLWACIILDSGVRSISLPEISDLKFIEECVKEHNLARSSVSPPATDMLYMTWDEALALTAKAWAKRCIFDHNIYLKDASRVHPIFLSVGENIWTAYPPSQFNTAKAIKRWVDEVKDYSYQKNSCNKVCGHYTQVVWASTYKVGCAVQLCPDGIKHFTNEKGVLFVCNYATAGNIIGQHPYASEGGACLRCSGTCENKLCRSPERDSQKSYNWSPDWDTSDTSSYSPVSVLIARPVALSFTFITAYVVHYFYPDAFCYE